From a single Micromonospora sp. WMMD1102 genomic region:
- a CDS encoding sensor histidine kinase — MRTGAAAGHEGYFHEAVPYRSDEELLAVVLPFLLGGVTAGEPTVVSLGERTAGLVRSGLPADSGVTFLPGGDLYARPAAAIRAYQQMLAGYVAGGARQIRIIGEVPLAALGPTWDWWARYESAINHAYDGFPLWSMCAYDIRVTPAAVLDDVLRTHPRVVTAEGRRPSETYTEPKAYLTEPRSPVPDPLQRTPPAVELVDPSPALARQAVYAADTGLLGTEAVEDLVVAVSETVTNALRHGRPPVRFRLWAGADRIVVAVSDAGGGPADPFAGLLPAADGAAGGLGMWITYQSCNHVAVNRSPGAFTLRLTAGNPHFTD, encoded by the coding sequence ATGAGGACCGGAGCCGCAGCCGGCCACGAGGGCTACTTCCACGAGGCGGTGCCGTACCGCTCCGACGAGGAACTGCTCGCCGTCGTGCTGCCGTTCCTGCTCGGCGGGGTCACGGCCGGGGAGCCGACCGTGGTGTCGCTGGGGGAGCGGACGGCCGGACTGGTCCGGTCCGGGTTGCCGGCCGACTCCGGCGTCACCTTCCTGCCCGGCGGCGACCTCTACGCCCGCCCGGCTGCGGCGATCCGCGCCTACCAGCAGATGCTGGCCGGATACGTCGCCGGAGGCGCCCGGCAGATCCGGATCATCGGCGAGGTGCCGCTGGCCGCCCTCGGCCCGACCTGGGACTGGTGGGCCCGCTACGAGTCGGCGATCAACCACGCGTACGACGGCTTCCCGCTCTGGAGCATGTGCGCGTACGACATCCGGGTGACCCCCGCGGCGGTGCTCGATGACGTGCTGCGTACCCATCCGCGGGTGGTGACGGCGGAGGGCCGCCGGCCGAGCGAGACGTACACCGAGCCGAAGGCGTATCTGACCGAGCCGCGCTCGCCGGTGCCCGACCCGCTCCAGCGGACGCCCCCGGCGGTCGAACTCGTCGATCCGTCGCCGGCCCTGGCCCGACAGGCGGTCTACGCGGCCGATACCGGCCTGCTGGGTACGGAGGCGGTCGAGGACCTGGTCGTCGCGGTGAGCGAGACGGTGACGAATGCCCTGCGGCACGGTCGCCCGCCGGTCCGGTTCCGGCTCTGGGCCGGCGCGGACCGCATCGTCGTCGCGGTCAGCGACGCGGGCGGCGGCCCGGCCGACCCCTTCGCCGGGCTGCTGCCGGCGGCGGACGGCGCTGCCGGCGGGCTCGGCATGTGGATCACCTACCAGTCCTGCAACCACGTGGCGGTCAACCGGAGCCCGGGTGCCTTCACCCTCCGGCTGACCGCCGGGAACCCGCACTTCACCGACTGA
- a CDS encoding DNA starvation/stationary phase protection protein, translating into MSGPDQAVGSQPWLHQHDGRIQDFGTVRQFPLGLSSDARMYSCQRLNQVLADTQILYALYKKHHWLMRGPTFYQLHLLLDKHAGEQLALVDMLAERVQTLGGVAVGDPRHVAEITRIPRPPDGAEQVPVMLSRLLDAHETILIDVRDAAGRVAETGDDGSNDLLVSNVLRTGELQAWFLAEHLVEMPLARS; encoded by the coding sequence ATGAGCGGTCCGGATCAAGCCGTGGGAAGTCAGCCGTGGCTGCACCAGCACGACGGGCGGATCCAGGATTTCGGCACCGTCCGGCAGTTCCCCCTCGGGCTCTCCTCGGACGCCCGGATGTACTCCTGCCAGCGGCTCAACCAGGTCCTCGCGGACACCCAGATCCTGTACGCCCTCTACAAGAAGCACCACTGGCTGATGCGTGGGCCGACGTTCTACCAACTCCACCTGCTGCTCGACAAGCACGCCGGTGAGCAGCTGGCGCTTGTCGACATGCTCGCCGAACGGGTGCAGACGCTCGGCGGGGTGGCAGTGGGCGACCCCCGGCACGTCGCCGAGATCACCCGGATCCCCCGCCCGCCGGACGGCGCCGAGCAGGTACCGGTGATGCTCTCCCGGCTGCTCGACGCGCACGAGACGATCCTGATCGACGTACGCGACGCCGCCGGCCGGGTGGCCGAGACGGGCGACGACGGCAGCAACGACCTGCTGGTGTCGAACGTGCTGCGCACCGGCGAGTTGCAGGCGTGGTTCCTCGCCGAGCACCTGGTCGAGATGCCGCTGGCCCGGAGCTGA
- a CDS encoding formate dehydrogenase subunit gamma: MASPDPSVTDRVRAMVAAHRGDRGALLPILHRIQAEFGYVDPGVVPVLANELNISRADVHGVVTFYTDFRAEPAGRTVLRLCRAEACQSVGAERLVEYAERTLGVKVGQTTPDGSVTLEQVFCLGNCALGPAGQIDERVHGRLTPARLDALLTTAVDA, encoded by the coding sequence GTGGCCAGTCCGGACCCCTCGGTGACGGATCGGGTGCGCGCCATGGTCGCCGCACACCGTGGCGACCGCGGTGCGCTGTTGCCGATCCTGCACCGGATCCAGGCCGAGTTCGGCTACGTCGACCCCGGCGTCGTGCCGGTGCTGGCCAACGAGCTGAACATCTCCCGCGCCGACGTGCACGGCGTGGTGACCTTCTACACCGACTTCCGGGCCGAACCCGCCGGTCGGACGGTGCTGCGACTCTGCCGGGCCGAGGCCTGCCAGTCGGTCGGCGCCGAACGGCTCGTCGAGTATGCCGAGCGGACCCTGGGGGTCAAGGTCGGACAGACCACACCGGACGGCTCGGTCACCCTGGAGCAGGTGTTCTGCCTGGGCAACTGCGCGCTCGGCCCGGCCGGCCAGATCGACGAGCGGGTGCACGGGCGGCTCACCCCGGCCCGGCTGGACGCCCTGCTGACCACGGCGGTGGACGCGTGA
- a CDS encoding formate dehydrogenase subunit delta: MSPQVRLANEIAVQFRHQAPEQAAAAIAEHIQAFWDPRMRAELLTRAESDPDALDPLALAAVQLL; encoded by the coding sequence ATGTCGCCACAGGTCAGGCTCGCCAACGAGATCGCCGTGCAGTTCCGGCACCAGGCGCCGGAGCAGGCGGCGGCGGCGATCGCCGAGCACATCCAGGCGTTCTGGGATCCCCGGATGCGGGCCGAGTTGTTGACCCGGGCCGAGTCCGACCCGGACGCACTCGACCCGCTGGCCCTGGCCGCCGTCCAACTGCTCTGA
- the fdhF gene encoding formate dehydrogenase subunit alpha, whose amino-acid sequence MSLLKEPDLGTPARPGPATVTVEVDGHPVAVPEGTSVMRAAALSGIEIPKLCATDSLEAFGSCRLCLVEIDGRRGSPASCTTPVADGMRVTTQSPKLAKLRQGVMELYISDHPLDCLTCSANGDCELQDMSGVVGLRQVRYGYDGANHLDEKTDSSNPYFDFEASKCIACSRCVRACGEVQGTFALTIEGRGFGSKVSAGGTDFMSSECVSCGACVQACPTATLQERSVVQLGMPTRSVVTTCAYCGVGCSFKAELRGAELVRMVPYKDGGANEGHSCVKGRFAFGYASHPDRVLSPMVRDSITDEWRPVDWETAISHTAAKLKDIQARHGVGAIGGITSSRTTNEEVYVVQKMIRAAFGNNNVDTCARVCHSPTGYGLKQTFGTSAGTQDFRSVAQSDVIMVIGANPTDGHPVFASRMKRRLREGAKLIVVDPRRIDLVRSPHIEAAHHLQLAPGTNVAVVNAMAHVVLTEGLVDRSFVEERCEDFDGWAEFIARPENSPEAVEELTGVPAEEVRAAARLYATGGNAAIYYGLGVTEHSQGSTMVMGMANLAMATGNIGRDGVGVNPLRGQNNVQGSCDMGSFPHELPGYRHISDDVVRGVFENMWGSTLLPEPGLRIPNMFDAAIEGSFRALFVQGEDIAQSDPNTRHVHAALEALELLVVQDLFLNETAKFAHVFLPGTSFLEKDGTFTNAERRINRVRPVMAPRTGKHEWQIVAEIAQAMGYPMRYDHPSEIMDEIAALTPTFAGVSFDKLDKLGSVQWPCNDAAPEGTPIMHMDGFVRGRGRFVQTPFVPTRERSTRKFPLILTTGRILSQYNVGAQTRRTGNVAWHPEDVLEIHPHDAEVRGITDGDEVTLASRVGATSLRAVLSDRMPVGVVYTTFHHPVTGANVVTTENSDWATNCPEYKVTAVQVGLKNPPVEAAAARQQLPAMAD is encoded by the coding sequence ATGAGCCTGTTGAAGGAACCCGACCTCGGCACCCCGGCCCGGCCCGGCCCGGCGACCGTCACCGTCGAGGTGGACGGGCACCCCGTCGCCGTACCCGAGGGCACCTCGGTGATGCGGGCGGCGGCACTGAGCGGGATCGAGATCCCGAAGCTCTGCGCCACCGACAGCCTGGAGGCGTTCGGCTCCTGCCGACTCTGCCTGGTCGAGATCGACGGCAGGCGGGGCAGCCCGGCCTCCTGTACCACCCCGGTCGCCGACGGGATGCGGGTGACCACCCAGTCGCCGAAGCTTGCGAAGCTGCGCCAGGGCGTGATGGAGCTGTACATCTCCGACCACCCGCTGGACTGCCTGACCTGCTCGGCGAACGGCGATTGCGAGTTGCAGGACATGTCCGGAGTGGTCGGGCTGCGCCAGGTCCGGTACGGCTACGACGGCGCCAACCACCTCGACGAGAAGACCGACTCCAGCAACCCGTACTTCGACTTCGAGGCGTCCAAGTGCATCGCCTGTTCCCGCTGTGTCCGGGCCTGTGGCGAGGTGCAGGGGACGTTCGCGCTGACCATCGAGGGGCGTGGCTTCGGCTCGAAGGTGTCGGCCGGCGGCACCGACTTCATGAGTTCCGAGTGCGTCTCCTGCGGCGCCTGCGTGCAGGCCTGCCCGACGGCGACCCTCCAGGAGAGGTCGGTGGTGCAGCTCGGCATGCCGACCCGCAGCGTCGTCACCACCTGCGCCTACTGCGGCGTGGGCTGCTCCTTCAAGGCCGAGCTGCGCGGCGCCGAGCTGGTCCGGATGGTGCCCTACAAGGACGGCGGGGCCAACGAGGGGCACTCCTGCGTCAAGGGCCGGTTCGCGTTCGGCTACGCCAGCCATCCGGATCGGGTGCTCAGCCCGATGGTCCGGGATTCCATCACCGACGAGTGGCGGCCGGTCGACTGGGAGACCGCGATCTCCCACACCGCCGCGAAGCTGAAGGACATCCAGGCCCGGCACGGGGTCGGGGCGATCGGCGGCATCACCTCCTCGCGCACCACGAACGAGGAGGTCTACGTGGTGCAGAAGATGATCCGGGCGGCGTTCGGCAACAACAACGTGGACACCTGCGCCCGGGTCTGCCACTCGCCGACCGGGTACGGCCTGAAGCAGACCTTCGGCACCTCCGCCGGTACCCAGGACTTCCGCTCGGTGGCACAGTCCGACGTGATCATGGTGATCGGGGCGAACCCGACCGACGGGCACCCGGTCTTCGCCTCCCGGATGAAGCGGCGGCTGCGCGAGGGCGCCAAGCTGATCGTGGTCGACCCGCGCCGGATCGACCTGGTCCGCTCGCCGCACATCGAGGCGGCGCACCACCTCCAGCTCGCCCCCGGCACCAACGTGGCGGTGGTGAACGCGATGGCGCACGTGGTGCTGACCGAGGGGCTGGTCGACCGCAGCTTCGTCGAGGAGCGCTGCGAGGACTTCGACGGCTGGGCCGAGTTCATCGCCCGGCCGGAGAACAGCCCGGAGGCGGTCGAGGAACTCACCGGGGTACCGGCCGAGGAGGTCCGTGCGGCGGCCCGGCTCTACGCCACCGGCGGCAACGCGGCGATCTACTACGGCCTCGGTGTCACCGAGCACAGCCAGGGCTCGACGATGGTGATGGGGATGGCCAACCTGGCGATGGCGACCGGCAACATCGGCCGGGACGGCGTCGGGGTCAACCCGCTGCGCGGGCAGAACAACGTGCAGGGCTCCTGTGACATGGGGTCGTTCCCGCACGAGCTGCCCGGCTACCGGCACATCTCCGACGACGTGGTGCGCGGCGTCTTCGAGAACATGTGGGGAAGTACCCTGCTGCCCGAGCCGGGGCTGCGGATCCCGAACATGTTCGACGCGGCGATCGAGGGCAGCTTCCGGGCGCTCTTCGTGCAGGGCGAGGACATCGCGCAGTCGGACCCGAACACCAGGCACGTGCACGCCGCGCTCGAGGCGCTGGAACTGCTCGTGGTGCAGGACCTCTTCCTCAACGAGACGGCGAAGTTCGCGCACGTCTTCCTGCCCGGCACCTCCTTCCTGGAGAAGGACGGCACCTTCACCAACGCCGAGCGCCGGATCAACCGGGTACGCCCGGTGATGGCGCCGAGGACCGGCAAGCACGAGTGGCAGATCGTCGCCGAGATAGCCCAGGCGATGGGCTACCCGATGCGCTACGACCACCCGAGCGAGATCATGGACGAGATCGCGGCGCTCACCCCGACCTTCGCCGGGGTGTCGTTCGACAAGCTCGACAAGCTCGGCAGCGTGCAGTGGCCCTGCAACGACGCCGCGCCGGAGGGCACCCCGATCATGCACATGGACGGCTTCGTCCGGGGGCGGGGCCGGTTCGTGCAGACGCCGTTCGTGCCGACCCGGGAGCGGAGCACCCGCAAGTTCCCGCTGATCCTGACCACCGGGCGGATCCTCAGCCAGTACAACGTGGGGGCGCAGACCCGGCGGACCGGGAACGTGGCGTGGCATCCGGAGGACGTACTCGAGATCCATCCGCACGACGCGGAGGTCCGGGGCATCACCGACGGTGACGAGGTCACCCTGGCCAGCCGGGTCGGTGCCACCTCGCTGCGCGCGGTGCTCTCCGACCGGATGCCGGTCGGGGTCGTCTACACCACTTTCCACCACCCGGTGACCGGGGCGAACGTGGTCACCACGGAGAACTCGGACTGGGCGACGAACTGTCCGGAATACAAGGTGACGGCGGTGCAGGTGGGGTTGAAGAATCCGCCGGTCGAGGCGGCCGCGGCCCGGCAGCAGCTTCCGGCGATGGCGGACTGA
- a CDS encoding GNAT family N-acetyltransferase: MRIREMESGDATAVLAIYQAGLDSGQASFETTAPTWPAFDAGRLGAHRLVAVDDDGAVLGWVAVSPVSARAVYAGVVEHSVYVHPAARGRGVARALLDALIASTEAAGIWTIQSGVFPENAASLTLHERAGFRVVGVRERVGRHHGKWRDVVLLERRSPAIG, from the coding sequence ATGCGGATTCGGGAGATGGAGTCGGGCGACGCCACCGCCGTGCTGGCGATCTACCAGGCCGGGCTGGACAGCGGGCAGGCCAGCTTCGAGACCACCGCGCCGACCTGGCCGGCCTTCGACGCCGGTCGGCTCGGCGCGCACCGGCTGGTCGCGGTGGACGACGACGGCGCGGTGCTCGGTTGGGTGGCGGTCAGCCCGGTCTCCGCCCGGGCCGTCTACGCCGGAGTGGTCGAGCACTCCGTCTACGTCCATCCGGCCGCCCGGGGCAGGGGAGTGGCGCGGGCACTGCTGGACGCGTTGATCGCCTCGACCGAGGCCGCCGGGATCTGGACCATCCAGTCCGGAGTGTTCCCGGAGAACGCCGCCAGCCTCACCCTGCACGAGCGGGCCGGGTTCCGGGTCGTCGGCGTACGCGAGCGGGTCGGCCGGCACCACGGCAAGTGGCGCGACGTGGTGCTGCTGGAGCGGCGCAGTCCCGCGATCGGCTGA
- the nhaA gene encoding Na+/H+ antiporter NhaA encodes MSGRTAWAQGIAAPLRRFVRTESGSAGVLVAAVVAALVWANLDESSYEAVWGTELSIRLGGAGVSYDLRTWVNSGLMTLFFLVVGLEARREFDLGDLRDRRRFVLPLVAGLVGMAIPVGIYLLVNLGGPGAHGWGVAMSTDTALALGLIALLGRGIPDQVRIFLLTVFVVDDLVALVVIAVVYTERVEVLPLGVAIGLFAVLLGLRALGVRRGLVYLPFCVALWAALLASGVEPVVAGLAIGLTATAYSPARGALEYASGLFKLFREQPTAELARDATVGLARSLSPNDRLQRIYHPWSSYLIVPLFGLANAGIALDAEFLARAVTAPVTLGVFLGYVVGKPVAVVGVTWLLDRLTRGRIRPSVGWAGVLGSGTISGIGFTLSLLIATLAFRGDDQLAEAKIGVLAASVVAALLTWVVFRVTAALPKPRRIRALLGDVDQLVDLVLPVDQRRDHVRGPVDASVTVVEYGDFQCPYCGQAEPAVRELLADVDLRYVWRHLPLTDVHPQAQLAAEAAEAAAAQGAFWEMHDLLLDHQDRLRTEDLVGYAGRLGLDQAQFQADLMANEHAARVAKDVDSADLSGVSGTPTFFINDRRHYGAYDIETLTRAVKVARARARLEPRRDRRSRRAEPSDS; translated from the coding sequence ATGTCCGGCCGGACGGCCTGGGCCCAGGGCATCGCCGCGCCGCTGCGCCGGTTCGTCCGCACCGAGTCGGGCAGCGCCGGGGTGCTGGTGGCGGCCGTCGTGGCGGCGCTGGTCTGGGCGAATCTCGACGAGTCGTCGTACGAGGCGGTGTGGGGCACCGAGCTCTCCATCCGGCTCGGCGGTGCCGGCGTCTCCTACGACCTGCGTACCTGGGTGAACAGCGGCCTGATGACGCTCTTCTTCCTGGTGGTGGGTTTGGAGGCGCGCCGGGAGTTCGATCTCGGTGACCTGCGGGACCGCCGCCGGTTCGTGCTGCCGCTGGTGGCCGGCCTGGTCGGGATGGCGATCCCGGTCGGGATCTACCTGCTGGTCAACCTGGGTGGACCGGGCGCGCACGGCTGGGGTGTGGCGATGTCCACCGACACCGCGCTCGCGCTGGGCCTGATCGCACTGCTCGGCCGCGGCATACCCGACCAGGTGCGGATCTTCCTGCTCACCGTGTTCGTGGTCGACGACCTGGTGGCGCTGGTGGTGATCGCCGTGGTCTACACCGAGCGGGTCGAGGTGCTGCCGCTGGGCGTGGCGATCGGGCTCTTCGCGGTGCTGCTCGGGTTGCGGGCCCTCGGCGTACGGCGGGGTCTGGTCTACCTTCCGTTCTGCGTCGCGCTCTGGGCGGCGTTGCTGGCCAGCGGCGTGGAGCCGGTGGTCGCCGGGCTCGCCATCGGCCTCACCGCGACCGCCTACTCGCCGGCCCGGGGCGCCCTGGAGTACGCCAGTGGCCTGTTCAAGCTGTTCCGGGAGCAGCCCACCGCCGAGCTGGCCCGCGACGCCACCGTCGGTCTGGCCCGGTCCCTGTCGCCGAACGACCGGCTCCAGCGGATCTACCACCCGTGGTCGAGTTATCTGATCGTCCCGCTCTTCGGCCTGGCCAACGCCGGCATCGCGCTCGACGCCGAGTTCCTGGCCCGGGCCGTCACCGCCCCGGTGACCCTCGGCGTCTTCCTCGGCTACGTCGTCGGCAAGCCGGTCGCGGTCGTCGGGGTCACCTGGCTGCTGGACCGGCTCACCCGGGGCCGGATCCGGCCGTCGGTCGGCTGGGCCGGGGTGCTCGGCAGCGGCACCATCTCCGGCATCGGCTTCACCCTGTCCCTGCTGATCGCCACGCTCGCCTTCCGGGGCGACGACCAGCTCGCCGAGGCGAAAATCGGGGTCCTGGCGGCGTCGGTGGTGGCCGCCCTGCTCACCTGGGTGGTCTTCCGGGTCACCGCGGCGCTGCCGAAGCCGCGACGGATCCGCGCGCTGCTCGGCGACGTGGACCAGTTGGTCGACCTCGTCCTGCCGGTCGACCAGCGCCGGGACCATGTCCGTGGCCCGGTGGACGCCTCGGTCACCGTGGTCGAGTACGGCGACTTCCAGTGCCCGTACTGCGGCCAGGCCGAACCGGCGGTACGCGAGCTGCTGGCCGACGTCGACCTGCGGTACGTCTGGCGGCACCTGCCGTTGACCGACGTGCACCCGCAGGCGCAGCTCGCGGCGGAGGCGGCCGAGGCGGCAGCCGCCCAGGGTGCCTTCTGGGAGATGCACGACCTGCTGCTCGACCACCAGGACCGGCTGCGCACCGAAGACCTGGTCGGGTACGCCGGTCGACTCGGCCTCGACCAGGCGCAGTTCCAGGCGGACCTGATGGCGAACGAGCACGCCGCGCGGGTGGCCAAGGACGTCGACTCGGCCGACCTGAGCGGCGTCTCTGGCACCCCGACCTTCTTCATCAACGACCGTCGGCACTACGGCGCGTACGACATCGAGACCCTGACCAGGGCGGTCAAGGTGGCCCGGGCGCGGGCTCGGCTGGAGCCTCGCCGCGACCGGCGGTCCCGCCGGGCCGAGCCATCCGACTCGTGA
- a CDS encoding TIM barrel protein, producing the protein MPGHQLRYDVNCSILFTELPLLDRPAAAKAAGFDAVEFWWPFAEAVPPAREVEAFLAAVHDADVQLVGLNFFAGDMPGGDRGVLSWPARTAEFRENVELVAMIGAATGCRSFNALYGNRTADLHPTVQEETAVANLAFAAATVARIGGTVLVEPVSGPQPYPLRTAADAVAVLDQLLVERDVRNLALLADLYHLTVNGDDVPKVLAEHADRIGHVQIADAPGRHQPGTGELDLDGHLHQLERAGYHGWVGLEYLPDGPSAESFEWLPRHRRGSGADQTDEGKR; encoded by the coding sequence GTGCCCGGACACCAGCTCCGCTACGACGTGAACTGCTCGATCCTCTTCACCGAGCTGCCCCTGCTGGACCGGCCGGCGGCGGCAAAGGCGGCCGGTTTCGACGCCGTCGAGTTCTGGTGGCCGTTCGCCGAGGCGGTGCCACCGGCCCGCGAGGTGGAGGCGTTCCTAGCCGCCGTGCACGACGCCGACGTGCAACTCGTCGGGCTGAACTTCTTCGCCGGGGACATGCCGGGCGGCGACCGGGGCGTCCTCTCCTGGCCGGCCCGCACCGCCGAGTTCCGGGAGAACGTCGAACTGGTCGCGATGATCGGTGCGGCCACCGGCTGCCGGTCCTTCAACGCCCTATACGGCAACCGGACCGCCGACCTGCATCCGACCGTCCAGGAGGAGACGGCGGTGGCCAACCTCGCCTTCGCCGCCGCCACGGTGGCCCGGATCGGCGGCACCGTACTCGTCGAGCCGGTCAGCGGCCCGCAGCCCTACCCGCTGCGCACCGCAGCCGACGCGGTCGCCGTACTCGACCAGCTGCTCGTCGAACGCGACGTCCGCAACCTGGCCCTGCTCGCCGACCTCTACCACCTCACCGTCAACGGCGACGACGTGCCGAAGGTACTGGCCGAGCATGCCGACCGGATCGGGCACGTGCAGATCGCCGACGCGCCCGGCCGACACCAGCCCGGCACCGGCGAACTCGACCTCGACGGTCATCTCCACCAGCTCGAACGGGCCGGCTACCACGGCTGGGTCGGCCTGGAGTACCTGCCCGACGGGCCGAGCGCGGAGAGCTTCGAGTGGCTGCCCCGGCACCGCCGGGGCAGCGGTGCGGACCAGACCGACGAAGGGAAGCGCTGA
- a CDS encoding MEDS domain-containing protein: MGASMINPRTAAPYGHVCWAYDEPAEFDRRARRFLAEGLAAGERVWYAVPGQPAEAAERLAGLAGFADALRRGAAQVVGLDAAYQDGVVDPVAQVRRFTAATEEALAAGYRGLRVAADVTPLVRTPVQVASFARYEHGIDRYMRLHPLSGMCGYRRAELGDRIVAELACLHPVSNVPDVLFRLYACPPGDGAAALAGELDTFNEEMFATALEHADLSPVRGELVMRASDLRFIDHHCLTRLRDYAGGRDATAVLRTPWGAAARLVELIGLSGIRVEAAR, encoded by the coding sequence GTGGGCGCCAGCATGATCAACCCTCGTACGGCCGCACCGTACGGCCATGTCTGCTGGGCCTACGACGAACCGGCGGAATTCGACCGCCGAGCCCGGCGCTTCCTCGCCGAGGGCCTCGCCGCCGGTGAGCGGGTCTGGTATGCGGTGCCGGGACAGCCGGCGGAGGCCGCCGAACGACTGGCCGGGCTGGCCGGCTTCGCCGACGCGCTGCGCCGGGGTGCCGCCCAGGTGGTCGGCCTCGACGCGGCCTACCAGGACGGCGTCGTCGACCCGGTGGCGCAGGTGCGGCGGTTCACGGCCGCGACCGAGGAGGCCCTGGCCGCCGGCTACCGGGGGTTGCGGGTGGCGGCGGACGTGACGCCGCTGGTGCGTACTCCGGTGCAGGTCGCGTCGTTCGCCCGTTACGAGCATGGGATCGACCGTTACATGCGGCTCCATCCGCTCTCCGGGATGTGCGGCTACCGGCGCGCCGAGCTGGGTGACCGGATCGTCGCCGAGTTGGCCTGCCTGCACCCGGTGAGCAACGTCCCCGACGTCCTGTTCCGGCTCTACGCCTGCCCGCCCGGGGACGGCGCCGCGGCGCTGGCCGGCGAGCTGGACACGTTCAACGAGGAGATGTTCGCCACGGCACTGGAGCACGCCGACCTGAGCCCGGTACGCGGTGAGCTGGTGATGCGCGCCAGCGACCTGCGGTTCATCGACCACCACTGCCTGACCCGGCTGCGCGACTACGCCGGCGGCCGGGACGCCACCGCCGTGCTGCGTACCCCGTGGGGCGCCGCCGCGCGGCTCGTCGAGCTGATCGGGCTGTCCGGGATCCGGGTGGAGGCGGCCCGATGA
- a CDS encoding NADH-quinone oxidoreductase subunit NuoF: protein MSADGGGRPANHGGGRVSGDGGPGAGPVTVVYVPRDSAALSVGADLVAAEIERAAAEAGRPVRVVRNGSHGMLWLEPLVEVVTARGRIGYGPVAPEEVAELVAAGLLDGADHELCHGVVAELPWLRDQTRLCFARVGVTDPLSPDDYLGHGGLAGLRRALALTPAEVVGEVTGSGLRGRGGAGFPAGVKWQTVLDTPGELKFVCCNADEGDSGTFADRMLMEGDPFTLIEGMTIAGYAVGATEGYVYIRSEYPDAVRTMRQAIGIAREQGWLGTDVLGAGLHFDLHVRVGAGAYICGEETAMLESLEGKRGMVRAKPPIPAITGLFGRPTVVNNVLTLASVPTILADGAAAYQALGVQRSRGTQVFQLAGNVARGGVFETAFGMTLGELVHTYGGGTRSGRPVRAVQVGGPLGAYLPASGLDLPMEYEAFASAGAMLGHGGIVVFDDSVDMAAMARFAMEFCAEESCGKCTPCRVGAVRGVEVIDKITAGQDPDGNLALLGDLCELMTEGSLCAMGGLTPMPVRSALLHFPDDFTARGEKSAGRHEEARP, encoded by the coding sequence GTGAGCGCCGACGGCGGTGGACGCCCTGCCAACCACGGCGGTGGACGCGTCAGCGGCGACGGCGGTCCGGGCGCCGGGCCGGTGACGGTCGTCTACGTACCCCGCGACTCGGCCGCGCTCTCGGTCGGCGCGGACCTGGTCGCCGCCGAGATCGAGCGGGCCGCCGCCGAGGCGGGCCGGCCGGTCCGGGTGGTCCGGAACGGATCGCACGGCATGCTCTGGCTGGAGCCGCTGGTCGAGGTGGTCACCGCGCGCGGCCGGATCGGGTACGGCCCGGTCGCGCCGGAGGAGGTGGCCGAGCTCGTCGCCGCCGGCCTGCTCGACGGAGCCGACCACGAGCTGTGCCACGGCGTCGTCGCCGAGCTGCCCTGGCTGCGCGACCAGACCCGGCTCTGCTTCGCCCGGGTCGGCGTCACCGACCCGCTCTCCCCGGACGACTACCTCGGACACGGCGGCCTCGCCGGGCTGCGCCGCGCCCTGGCGCTGACCCCGGCCGAGGTGGTCGGCGAGGTCACCGGGTCCGGGCTGCGCGGCCGGGGCGGTGCCGGCTTCCCGGCCGGCGTCAAGTGGCAGACCGTGCTGGACACCCCCGGCGAGCTGAAGTTCGTCTGCTGCAACGCCGACGAGGGCGACAGCGGCACCTTCGCCGACCGGATGCTGATGGAGGGCGACCCGTTCACCCTGATCGAGGGGATGACCATCGCCGGGTACGCGGTCGGCGCCACCGAGGGCTACGTCTACATCCGGTCCGAGTACCCGGACGCGGTGCGGACGATGCGCCAGGCGATCGGCATCGCCCGGGAGCAGGGCTGGCTCGGCACCGACGTGCTCGGCGCCGGGCTCCACTTCGACCTGCACGTCCGGGTCGGCGCGGGCGCCTACATCTGCGGCGAGGAGACCGCGATGCTGGAGAGCCTGGAGGGCAAGCGCGGCATGGTCCGGGCCAAGCCGCCGATCCCGGCGATCACCGGCCTGTTCGGCAGGCCGACAGTGGTGAACAACGTACTGACCCTGGCCTCGGTGCCGACGATCCTCGCCGACGGCGCGGCGGCGTACCAGGCGCTCGGGGTGCAGCGGTCCCGGGGCACCCAGGTGTTCCAACTGGCCGGCAACGTGGCCCGGGGCGGCGTCTTCGAGACCGCCTTCGGCATGACGCTGGGCGAACTCGTGCACACCTACGGCGGGGGCACCCGGTCCGGGCGGCCGGTCCGGGCGGTGCAGGTCGGCGGCCCGCTCGGGGCGTACCTGCCGGCGTCCGGCCTGGACCTGCCGATGGAGTACGAAGCCTTCGCCTCGGCTGGCGCGATGCTCGGACACGGTGGCATCGTGGTCTTCGACGACAGCGTCGACATGGCGGCGATGGCGAGATTCGCAATGGAGTTCTGCGCCGAGGAGTCCTGCGGCAAGTGCACCCCCTGCCGGGTCGGCGCGGTCCGGGGCGTCGAGGTGATCGACAAGATCACCGCCGGCCAGGACCCGGACGGCAACCTGGCCCTGCTGGGAGATCTCTGCGAGCTGATGACCGAGGGGTCGCTCTGCGCGATGGGCGGCCTGACACCGATGCCGGTACGCAGCGCACTGCTGCACTTCCCGGACGACTTCACCGCCAGGGGGGAGAAGTCCGCCGGCCGACACGAGGAGGCCAGACCATGA